Proteins from a single region of Coregonus clupeaformis isolate EN_2021a chromosome 19, ASM2061545v1, whole genome shotgun sequence:
- the LOC121532226 gene encoding uncharacterized protein LOC121532226 isoform X2, which produces MQKWTWILANYTADIKNIILDSISSSAHALVHSLLCQQRAVFESKHGKVLSLPVTISTIGFYIIRNDRREGTPISLQAILESNPLPVNIQPITPLILPWLSGGHRLDTLTITRTYEEQLLLGFPSSSEGILSRHTPLVLPMYMKEVRIALAEVLERLNQGQFEDACATLGGQIDELGHRNLFIFQDITILNKS; this is translated from the exons ATGCAAAAATGGACATGGATACTAGCAAACTACACTGCAGACATCAAGAATATAATCTTGGACAGTATCAGCTCAAGCGCA CACGCACTGGTCCACTCCCTGCTCTGCCAGCAGAGAGCAGTGTTTGAGAGCAAACATGGGAAAGTCCTGTCCCTACCTGTCACCATCTCCACTATAGGGTTCTACATAATCAGAAATGATAGACGAGAAG GAACACCAATCAGTCTTCAGGCTATTTTGGAGTCCAACCCACTGCCAGTCAACATCCAACCAATAACGCCACTCATCCTGCCGTGGCTGTCAGGAGGCCATAGGCTGGACACACTGACAATCACACGCACCTATGAGGAGCAGCTCTTACTGGGCTTTCCTTCCAGCAGTGAAG GAATCCTCTCCAGACACACTCCTCTGGTGCTGCCCATGTATATGAAGGAGGTGCGTATTGCACTGGCAGAGGTGTTGGAGAGACTCAATCAGGGCCAGTTTGAGGACGCCTGTGCTACATTGGGGGGGCAGATCGATGAGCTGGGCCACAGGAACCTTTTCATCTTTCAAG
- the LOC121532226 gene encoding uncharacterized protein LOC121532226 isoform X1 has product MKESLYSLSHVLIPLEIKCSSYVIYVFTTSHPYVPKHALVHSLLCQQRAVFESKHGKVLSLPVTISTIGFYIIRNDRREGTPISLQAILESNPLPVNIQPITPLILPWLSGGHRLDTLTITRTYEEQLLLGFPSSSEGILSRHTPLVLPMYMKEVRIALAEVLERLNQGQFEDACATLGGQIDELGHRNLFIFQDITILNKS; this is encoded by the exons ATGAAAGAATCTCTCTACTCACTCAGTCACGTATTAATACCACTTGAAATTAAGTGCAGCTCTTATGTAATTTATGTTTTTaccacctcccacccctacgtcCCAAAGCACGCACTGGTCCACTCCCTGCTCTGCCAGCAGAGAGCAGTGTTTGAGAGCAAACATGGGAAAGTCCTGTCCCTACCTGTCACCATCTCCACTATAGGGTTCTACATAATCAGAAATGATAGACGAGAAG GAACACCAATCAGTCTTCAGGCTATTTTGGAGTCCAACCCACTGCCAGTCAACATCCAACCAATAACGCCACTCATCCTGCCGTGGCTGTCAGGAGGCCATAGGCTGGACACACTGACAATCACACGCACCTATGAGGAGCAGCTCTTACTGGGCTTTCCTTCCAGCAGTGAAG GAATCCTCTCCAGACACACTCCTCTGGTGCTGCCCATGTATATGAAGGAGGTGCGTATTGCACTGGCAGAGGTGTTGGAGAGACTCAATCAGGGCCAGTTTGAGGACGCCTGTGCTACATTGGGGGGGCAGATCGATGAGCTGGGCCACAGGAACCTTTTCATCTTTCAAG